Proteins encoded by one window of Cyanobacteriota bacterium:
- a CDS encoding HAD family hydrolase, translating into MTISLPTILALDFDGVICDGLVEYFQTAWHAYCQVWNVDESTPPAGLAEAFYRLRPVVETGWEMPLVLRALVTGVTEAEILQDWPTIAQAEIAASHCQPRDLALAVDGYRDQWIARDLQHWLDQHRFYPGIVERLHHLLTSPVQLLIITTKEGRFVRELLHQQSITLEDDRIIGKEYQRPKHESLRQVLTANPQAVIWFVEDRLKTLLNIKQYPDLDAVQLFLADWGYNTAAERELAQRDDRIHLLSLATVAQDMGMWPHLSEESKERDS; encoded by the coding sequence TTCAAACAGCATGGCACGCCTATTGCCAAGTTTGGAATGTAGACGAGTCAACACCACCTGCTGGTTTAGCTGAGGCATTTTATCGGCTGCGCCCAGTGGTGGAAACAGGCTGGGAAATGCCCTTGGTGCTGCGGGCACTGGTGACTGGGGTAACAGAAGCTGAGATTTTGCAAGATTGGCCTACGATCGCTCAAGCCGAGATAGCTGCTAGCCACTGCCAACCGCGAGATTTAGCCCTGGCAGTCGATGGCTATCGTGACCAGTGGATTGCCCGTGACCTTCAGCACTGGTTAGACCAGCATCGATTTTATCCTGGGATTGTTGAGCGCTTGCATCACCTGCTCACCAGCCCTGTGCAACTCTTGATTATTACCACCAAAGAGGGGCGGTTCGTCAGAGAGCTATTACATCAACAGAGCATTACTTTGGAGGACGATCGCATCATCGGCAAGGAATATCAGCGCCCTAAACATGAAAGTTTGCGCCAAGTGCTCACAGCTAACCCCCAGGCCGTCATTTGGTTCGTGGAAGACCGCCTCAAGACTCTGCTCAATATTAAGCAATATCCAGATCTAGATGCCGTGCAATTGTTCTTGGCCGACTGGGGCTATAACACAGCCGCAGAGCGTGAGCTAGCTCAACGAGACGATCGTATCCACTTGCTTTCCCTAGCAACTGTGGCTCAGGACATGGGGATGTGGCCACATCTCAGTGAAGAAAGTAAAGAAAGAGATAGTTAG